The sequence CGAGCACCTTGGGATCAATACCGAAATCCTCGGTACCCATCAGAGCCTCACCGCTGAGCTTGAGAAGAATGCGCTTGTACTTGGGCTGACGACTACTGGGAACTTGTGCCATGTTCGACTCTCTCTCGCAACATTGGAGGAAACACTCAACAAGTCACCCAGACAACAATTGGAGAGCACTTGTTCAATATTTCCTTAAAAAAGAGGCCCCCCGTCTACACGGGGAGCCTCCGTTCAACCTTGAAACGCGCCTCCGCTCCGAAGACGCGTTCTGCGGCGGTCAGCTCGCACACTTACTGCTTGGCAGCGGCAACCTGAGCGGCCACCTCGGCAGCGAAGTCAGACTCGGCCTTCTCGATACCCTCACCCACCTCAAAGCGAACGAAGGAAACGATCTTGGCGCCTGCTTTCTTGGCCAGATCGCCAACCTTGACTTCCGGATCCTTGATGAACGGCTGCTCAACCAGACTGGCTTCGGCCAGGAACTTGTTGATACGGCCCTTGACCATGTTCTCAACAATATTTTCCGGCTTGCCGGCGATCTTGTCGGCATTCAGCGCCAGGAAGATTTCCTTTTCCTTGGCCACGGCTTCTTCAGATACCTGGGTCGGGTCAAGGAATTGCGGGTTGCTAGCGGCGACGTGCATGGCGACATCACGCGCCAGCTCTTCATTGCCACCCTCGAGCACAACCAGCACACCGATGCGGTGACCGTGCAGATAGGCACCAACCACATCACCCTCAACGCGGGTCAGGCGACGGATGTTGACGTTCTCGCCGGTCTTGGCAACCAGAGCTTCACGGGCAGATTCCTGGTCAGCGATCAGCGGTGCAGCATCGGTATAACCAGCCTCGAAAGCCTTGTCCAGACTGGCGGCAACGAACGCCTTGAAATCGTCCTGCAGGGCCAGGAAGTCGGTCTGCGAGTTGACTTCAACGATAACAGCGGCCTTGTTGTCTGCGGCAACTTTGACAGCGATGGAGCCTTCGGCAGCAATGTTGCCAGCCTTCTTGGCGGCCTTGATGGCGCCGGAAGCGCGCATATCGTCGATGGCCTTCTCGATGTCGCCGTTGGCGGCAACCAGGGCCTTCTTGCACTCCATCATGCCTTGGCCGGTACGCTCGCGAAGTTCTTTGACCAGGGCTGCGGTGATCTGTGTCATGAATGATTCCTCTAAGATGGCTTGATTCTGTACTGCCCAGTTCAAGCGGGGCAGACATCTCATGGTGCGTTCAGGATATTGCAAAAAGGGGGCATAGCCCCCTTTTCGATACGGCAAGACTACAAGCCGTCAGCTCCTCAGCCTTCAGAGGCCTCGGCAGCCGGAGCTTCTTCTTCGACGAACTCGTCGCCAGCACCAGCATTGCTCTTGCCATGCAGAACGGCGTCAGCCATGGCGGCGGCATACAGCTTGATGGCGCGAATGGCGTCGTCGTTGCCCGGAATTACGAAATCAACACCCTCAGGGCTGCTGTTGGTATCGACGATGCCGATAACCGGAATACCCAGCTTGTTGGCTTCGGTAATGGCGATGCGCTCATGCTCAACATCGATAACGAAGATGGCGTCCGGCAGACCGCCCATATCCTTGATACCACCCAGGCTGCGATTCAGCTTTTCCAGATCGCGCGAACGCATCAGCGCTTCTTTCTTGGTCAGCTTGGCGAAGGTGCCGTCCTGAGCCTGAGCTTCCAGGTCACGCAGACGCTTGATCGACTGACGGATGGTCTTGTAGTTGGTGAGCATGCCGCCCAGCCAACGGTGATCAACATAGGGCATGCCGGCGCGGGTAGCTTCTTCAGCGATGATCTTGCTGGCGGCGCGCTTGGTGCCGACGAACAGCAGCTTGTTCTTGCCGGAAGCCAGTTTTTCCACGAAGCTGACGGCTTCATGGAACATCGGCATGGTTTTTTCCAGGTTGATGATGTGAATCTTGTTGCGAGCGCCGAAAATGTACTTGCCCATTTTCGGGTTCCAGTAACGGGTCTGGTGGCCGAAGTGCGCACCGGCCTTCAGCATGTCACGCATAGAGACTTGGGTCATGATAACTCCATATAGTCGGGTTGGGCCTCCACGCATCCCAGCGTCCAACCCCGAAGGGCACCCAGGACACCGTGTCGATACGTGTGCGGTTTCAGTTTTCGCCTGCCGCCAGCATGCTGACTCTATTCAGGCGGGGCGCTTTATAGCATAGAACCGCACACAAGGAAAGGCGAAGCTGTCCGTCGGAATACCGACGGGTCGCGGTCGGGCTGCCCAATCTGGTACACTTTCGTGCTTAATCCCCTGATCGATGCGCCTGCGGGCGTTACTGCACACGAGAGCTCAGCCATGACTGTAACCATCAAGACCCCGGAAGACATTGCCGGCATGCGTATCGCCGGCCGCCTGGCTGCCGAGGTGCTGGAAATGATCGGTGAGCACGTCAAGCCCGGGGTCACCACCAACGAACTGGACCGCATTTGCCATGACTATATCGTCAATGTGCAAAAAGCTATCCCAGCCCCACTCAACTATGGTGCAGCACCAGGGCGGCCAGGCTTTCCCAAGTCGATCTGCACCTCGCTCAATCACGTGGTCTGTCACGGCATTCCCAACGACAAGCCACTCAAGAGCGGCGACGTGCTGAACATCGACGTGACCGTCATCAAGGACGGCTACCACGGCGATACCAGCAAGATGTTCTCTGTCGGCGGCGTGCCGGAGTGGGCCGAGCGCCTGTCGCGGGTCACCCAGGAATGCCTCTATAAAGGCATATCGGTGGTCCGCCCAGGTGCCAGGCTTGGCGATATCGGCGCGATCATCCAGGAGCACGCCCACGCCAACCACTACAGTGTGGTGCGCGAATATTGTGGCCACGGCATCGGCAAGGTCTTCCACGAAGACCCCCAGGTACTGCATTACGGCCGCGCCGGTACCGGCCTTGAACTCAAGGAAGGCATGACCTTTACCATCGAACCGATGATCAACCAGGGACGCCCGGAAACCCGCCTGCTCGGTGACGGCTGGACCGCCATCACCAAAGACCGCAAGCTGTCGGCCCAATGGGAACACACCATTCTGGTCACCGCCGACGGCTACGAGGTTCTGACCCGTCGCCAGGAAGAGACTTTCCAGTAATACCTGCTCAGGGCGTGCCTGTGGACAACGAACTTTTCGACCCCGGCCAGTTTCAGGCGGAACTGGCCCTGAAAAGCAGCCCCGTCGCTGCCTTTAAGAAAGCCATACGTCAGGCTGACAGCGTCCTGCAATCACGCTTTGAAGGCGGGCGCGACATCCACAAACTGATTCACGAGCGCGCCTGGGTCACCGACCAGATTCTCCAGCAGGCCTGGCAACGCCTGCCCTGCGCCAACGACCCGGGCATCGCCCTGCTGGCCGTCGGCGGCTATGGTCGCGGCGAACTGCATCCGCATTCGGACATTGACCTGCTGATCCTGCTCAAGGATAGCGACGAGCCCTTCCGCGACAGCATTGAGCAGTTTCTGATGCTGCTCTGGGACATCGGCCTGGAAGTTGGTCAGAGCGTGCGTAACGTGACCGAATGCGCCGAACAGGCCCGGGCCGACATCACCGTGATCACCAACCTGATGGAGTCGCGCACCCTGCATGGCGATGAGCAACTGCGCCAGGCGATGATCGCCACCATCAGCGCCGGGCACATGTGGAGTGACGCCGAATTCTTCCGCGCCAAGCGCGCCGAACAACAGGCCCGCCACGCCAAGTTCAACGACACCGAGTACAACCTCGAACCCAACGTCAAAAGCTCCCCGGGCGGGCTGCGCGATATCCAGACCATCGGCTGGGTAGCACTGCGTCACTTTGGCACCAACGATCTGCGTGAACTGGTCGAGCGCGGCTTTCTCAACGAAGCCGAGTACACCATTCTAGCATCCGGACGGGCCTTTCTCTGGCAGGTCCGCTTCGCCTTGCACATTCTCGCCGGACGCGCCGAAGATCGTCTGCTGTTCGACCACCAGCGCACCCTGGCCAGGCAGATGGGCTATGAAGACAGCGACAGCAAGCTGGCGGTCGAACGCTTCATGCAGAAGTACTTCCGGGTAGTGATGTCACTGTCGGAGCTCAACGACCTGCTGATGCAGCATTTCGAGGAGATTCTCCTGCGTGATGCCGAGCATGCCGACATTCAACCGCTCAATAGCCGGTTCCAGATCCGCGATCACTACATCGAGGTTACCCAGCCGCAGGTGTTTCGCCGCACCCCCTCGGCCTTGCTGGAAATTTTCCTGCTGATGGCCCAGAACCCACAGATTCGCGGGGTACGAGCCGACACTATTCGTCTGCTGCGTGACCACCGGCATCTGATCGACGACGCTTTTCGCGCCGACATCCGCAATACCAGCCTGTTCATCGAATTGTTCCGCTGCAAGGAAGGTATTCACCGCAACCTGCGACGGATGAACCGTTACGGCATCCTTGGCCGCTATCTGCCGGAGTTCGGCAAGATCGTCGGCCAGATGCAGCACGACCTGTTCCACATCTATACCGTCGACGCCCACACCCTGAACCTGATCAAGCACCTGCGCAAGCTCGGACGCCCGGACTATCAGGAAAAATACCCACTGGCCTGGAAGATCTTCTGCCGCCTGCCCAAGCCCGACCTATTGTACATGGCCGGGCTGTATCACGATATCGCCAAGGGCCGGGGCGGCGACCACTCCGAACTCGGCGCCGTGGACGCCGAAGCCTTCTGCCAGCGCCACCATCTGCCAGCCTGGGATACCCATCTGGTCAGCTGGCTGGTGGAGAATCATCTGGTGATGTCGACCACCGCCCAGCGCAAGGACATTTCCGACCCCCAGGTGATCCACGACTTCGCCGTGCAGATGGGCAACCAGGTACGCCTGGACTACCTCTACGTGCTGACCATCGCCGACATCAACGCCACCAACCCGACGCTGTGGAATTCCTGGCGCGCCTCACTACTGCGCCAACTCTACACCGAGACCAAGCGCGCGCTGCGCCGTGGCCTGGACAACCCACCGGATCGCGAAGAGCAGATCCATCAGACCCAACAGGCGGCACTCGACATTCTGGTACGCAATGGCATCGACGAAGAGGACGTCCAGGCCCTGTGGACCCAGCTCGGTGATGACTACTTCCTGCGCCACACCGCCAGCGACGTAGCCTGGCATGCCGAGGCGATCATCCAGCACCCGGCCAGTCTCGGGCCCCTGGTGCTGATCAAGGAGACCGCCCAGCGCGAATTCGAGGGGGCTACCCAGGTATTCATCTATACCCCGGACCAGAATGACCTGTTCGCCGCCACGGTCGCCGCGATGGACCAGCTCAACCTGAGCATTCAGGACGCCCGGATCATCACCTCGACCAGCCGCTTCAGCCTCGATACCTATATCGTACTGGACGCCGACGGCGGCTCGATCGGCGACAACCCCGAACGCATTCGCCAGATCAAGCAAGGACTGATCGAAGCACTATCCAACCCCGACGACTACCCCGCGATCATCCAGCGCCGGGTACCACGCCAGCTCAAGCATTTTGCCTTCCCGCCGGAAGTCACCATCTTCAACGACCCGGCTGGCCAGCACACCATTCTCGAGCTCAGCGCTCCAGACCGCCCTGGCCTGCTGGCACGCATGGGACGGATTTTCCTCGACTTCGACATCAGTGTGCAGAACGCCAAGATCGTCACTCTGGGCGAGCGGGTCGATGATGTCTTTGTACTTACCGGCGCCGACAACCAGGCGCTGTCCGACCCGCAACTGTGCCAGCGCCTGCAGCAAACCATCGTCGCCACCCTGAGTGACAGCAACGGCAGCGCCACCCCGCGCCAGATAACCATTTGAGGACCCCGCGGATGAATCACGACTTGCAACGCCTGCAGCCCTACCCGTTCGAGAAACTGCGGGCGTTGATTGCCGATATCACCCCGAATCCGGCACTGCGGCCGATCTCGCTGTCGATTGGCGAACCCAAGCATCCCTCACCACCCTTTGTACTCGAAGCACTGGCCAACAATCTGGACCAGGCCGCGGTGTACCCAACTACCGCCGGACTGCCGCAACTGCGTCAAGGTATCGCCGACTGGCTGACCCGACGCTTTCAACTCAAGTCCGACAGCCTCAACCCTGCAACCCAGGTGATCCCGGTCAACGGCACACGCGAGGCGCTGTTTTCCTTCACCCAGGCTCTGGTTCAGCGCGACCCGCAAGGTCTGGTGGTCAGCCCCAACCCGTTCTATCAGATCTACGAAGGCGCAGCCTTTCTCGCCGGGGTCGAGCCGCACTACCTGGCCTGTGACGCCAGCAACGGCTTCATTCCAGACTTTGATCAGGTGCCGGTACAGATCTGGCAGCGCTGCCAGCTGCTGTTCATTTGCACACCGGGCAACCCGACAGGCGCGGTGATTCCGCTAGCGACTCTACAAAGACTGATTCAGTTAGCTGATCAGTACGACTTCGTGATCGCCTCGGACGAGTGCTACAGCGAGATCCATGCCCCCGACCGGAGTGGCCCGGTAGGTCTATTGCAGGCCTGCGCCGCCATGGGTCGGGACGACTTTGCCCGGTGCGTGGTATTCCACAGTCTGTCCAAACGTTCCAATCTGCCCGGCCTGCGCTCCGGGTTCGTGGCCGGCGACGCCAGCCTGCTCGGCCCCTACCTGCAATACCGCACCTACCACGGCTGTGCCATGCCGGTGCAGACGCAACTGGCCAGCCTGGCCGCCTGGCAGGACGAAGCCCACGTCGAGGAAAACCGCCGCCAGTACCAGGCCAAGTTCGATGCCGTACTGGATATCCTTGGCGACGTCATGGACGTGCGGCGTCCGGACGCCGGTTTCTACCTGTGGCCACGCACCCCGATCGATGACGAAAGCTTCTGCAAGCGCCTGCTGGCCGAACAAAATGTCGCTGTTGTGCCTGGACGTTACCTCTCACGCGATGTTGACGGGTATAATCCTGGCGCCGGCCGGGTGCGCATGGCCCTGGTTGCGCCGCTGGATGATTGCATCGAGGCGGCCCAGCGCATTCGTCAGTTTCTCGGGAGCCTGACCCCATGATCACTCTGTACGGCATCAAGGCCTGCGACACCATGAAAAAAGCCCGCACCTGGCTCGATGAGCACGGCGTGAACTACCAGTTCCATGATTACAAGAAAGTAGGGATCGACGCCGAACGGCTGCGAGCCTGGTGCGATGAGCACGGCTGGGAGAAAATCCTCAACCGTCAGGGCACCACTTTCCGCAAACTGGATGATGCGGACAAACAGAACATCGACACCGACAAGGCCGTAGCCCTGATGCAGGCCCACCCTTCGATGATCAAAAGACCGGTACTGGATACCGGCGACCAGCGGCTGGTCGGCTTCAAACCCGAGTGGTATGCCACCGCCTTCGACTGACACTCCATGCACCAGCATCCAAGGAATCACCCATGAGCGAATGTTTCAGCCTGGCCTTTGGCATCGGTACCCAGAACAGCGCCGGCGAATGGCTTGAAGTCTACTATCCGCAGCCCCTGCTCAACCCCGAATCGGCCCTGGTCAAGGCCGTCTCCGAGCAGGTCGGTTACACTGGCGGCAACCAGGCCATCAGCCTGCAACCCAGCCAATGTGGCGCTTTGGGCAAGGCCATGGCCGCTGCCGGCTACGCAGAAAGCGGCGCCCTGATCGCCCAACTGGAAACCAGCAACCGCCCGCTGGTAGTCACCATCCTGGCCAGCGACGAAGCGCCCAGCTCCACCCCCGAGGCCTACCTCAAACTGCACCTGCTCTCGCACCGGCTGGTCAAGCCGCACGGGGTAGTGCTGGCCGGCATCTTCCCGCTGCTGCCGAACGTAGCCTGGACCAATCAGGGCGCTATCGACATCAACGAACTGCCGCAGCGCCAACTGGCCGCCCGTCTTAAGGGTGAAACCCTGAACGTGCACAGCGTCGACAAGTTCCCGTGCATGACCGACTACGTGGTCCCGACCGGCGTGCGTATCGCCGACAGCGCCCGCGTACGCCTGGGTGCCTACGTCGGCGAAGGCACCACCGTGATGCATGAAGGCTTTATCAACTTCAACGCTGGTACCGACGGCACCAGCATGGTCGAAGGTCGCATCTCCGCCGGGGTTTTCGTCGGCAAGGGCTCGGACCTGGGTGGCGGCTGCTCGACCATGGGCACCCTGTCCGGCGGTGGCAACATCGTCATCTCGGTCGGCGAAGGCTGCCTGATCGGCGCCAACGCCGGTATCGGCATCCCGCTGGGCGACCGCTGCACTGTCGAGGCCGGCCTGTATATCACCGCCGGGATCAAGATCGCCCTGCTGGATGACGCCGACAATCTGGTCAAGGTAGTTAAGGCCCGTGAGCTGGCCAACCAGAACGACCTGCTGTTCCGCCGCAACTCGCAAACCGGCGCCATTGAGTGCAAGACCAACAAGAGCGCCATTCAGCTCAACGAGATGCTCCACGCCCACAACTGAGGCGCCGGCTGCACGTTTACAGCTGTGACATACAAAGACCCGCACCTTCCGGTGCGGGCCTTTTTGCTGCGTGCTGTTAACGTAACAGCCGCTGCACTATCTGCGCCGCCGCAACCATCCCAAACGTCGCGGTCACCATGGTCACCGCACCAAAACCACCGGCACAGTCCAGCCGCACGCCCTCACCGACAAAGGATTTCTGCTGGCACACCGTGCCGTCGGGTTTCGGATAGCGCAGCTGCTCGGTGGAATACACGCAGGGCACGCCAAAACTGCGCTTGCTCTCGGCCCGCGGGAAGTTGTGGTCACGACGCAACAACGAGCGCGCCTTGGCCGCCAGCGGATCGTTGACGGTTTTTGACAGGTCAGCGACGCTGACTTTGGTCGGATCAATCTGCCCACCAGCGCCGCCGGTGGTGATGATCGGAATCTTGCGCCGCCGGCACCAGGCGATCAGCGCCACCTTGGAGGCGACACTGTCGATGCAGTCAACTACCCCATCAAGATCATCAGTGATGTAATCGGCCAGTGTCGCCGGGGTCACGAAGTCCATCACCGGATGCACCTCGCAGGCCGGATTGATCGCCCGCAGACGCTCAGCCATGACCTCGACCTTGGGTCGACCAATCTGCCCGGCCAGCGCCGGCAACTGGCGGTTGGTGTTGGTCAGGCACAACTCGTCCAGATCGATCAGCGTGATCCTGCCTATGCCGGTGCGCCCCAGCGCCTCGACCACCCACGAGCCCACCCCGCCAATGCCGACCACCGCCACATGGCTGGTCTGCAGGCGCGCCAGGGCTTCACGGCCATAAAGTCGGGCTATGCCACCAAAGCGGGGATCATCAACAGTCATGTGCACCTCGAAATTCCAGGGCCGGCAGTATACCAGCGCACCACGTACTGATCATTAAACGCACGACCGCTACCAGCCCAAGATTCATCGGCACTGGCCCGGACTGTCCCGAACTTATCCACAGCACCATCCACAGATCGTGTGCATAACCGCAGGCACGGGAC is a genomic window of Halopseudomonas phragmitis containing:
- a CDS encoding [protein-PII] uridylyltransferase — encoded protein: MPVDNELFDPGQFQAELALKSSPVAAFKKAIRQADSVLQSRFEGGRDIHKLIHERAWVTDQILQQAWQRLPCANDPGIALLAVGGYGRGELHPHSDIDLLILLKDSDEPFRDSIEQFLMLLWDIGLEVGQSVRNVTECAEQARADITVITNLMESRTLHGDEQLRQAMIATISAGHMWSDAEFFRAKRAEQQARHAKFNDTEYNLEPNVKSSPGGLRDIQTIGWVALRHFGTNDLRELVERGFLNEAEYTILASGRAFLWQVRFALHILAGRAEDRLLFDHQRTLARQMGYEDSDSKLAVERFMQKYFRVVMSLSELNDLLMQHFEEILLRDAEHADIQPLNSRFQIRDHYIEVTQPQVFRRTPSALLEIFLLMAQNPQIRGVRADTIRLLRDHRHLIDDAFRADIRNTSLFIELFRCKEGIHRNLRRMNRYGILGRYLPEFGKIVGQMQHDLFHIYTVDAHTLNLIKHLRKLGRPDYQEKYPLAWKIFCRLPKPDLLYMAGLYHDIAKGRGGDHSELGAVDAEAFCQRHHLPAWDTHLVSWLVENHLVMSTTAQRKDISDPQVIHDFAVQMGNQVRLDYLYVLTIADINATNPTLWNSWRASLLRQLYTETKRALRRGLDNPPDREEQIHQTQQAALDILVRNGIDEEDVQALWTQLGDDYFLRHTASDVAWHAEAIIQHPASLGPLVLIKETAQREFEGATQVFIYTPDQNDLFAATVAAMDQLNLSIQDARIITSTSRFSLDTYIVLDADGGSIGDNPERIRQIKQGLIEALSNPDDYPAIIQRRVPRQLKHFAFPPEVTIFNDPAGQHTILELSAPDRPGLLARMGRIFLDFDISVQNAKIVTLGERVDDVFVLTGADNQALSDPQLCQRLQQTIVATLSDSNGSATPRQITI
- the rpsB gene encoding 30S ribosomal protein S2, which encodes MTQVSMRDMLKAGAHFGHQTRYWNPKMGKYIFGARNKIHIINLEKTMPMFHEAVSFVEKLASGKNKLLFVGTKRAASKIIAEEATRAGMPYVDHRWLGGMLTNYKTIRQSIKRLRDLEAQAQDGTFAKLTKKEALMRSRDLEKLNRSLGGIKDMGGLPDAIFVIDVEHERIAITEANKLGIPVIGIVDTNSSPEGVDFVIPGNDDAIRAIKLYAAAMADAVLHGKSNAGAGDEFVEEEAPAAEASEG
- the tcdA gene encoding tRNA cyclic N6-threonylcarbamoyladenosine(37) synthase TcdA translates to MTVDDPRFGGIARLYGREALARLQTSHVAVVGIGGVGSWVVEALGRTGIGRITLIDLDELCLTNTNRQLPALAGQIGRPKVEVMAERLRAINPACEVHPVMDFVTPATLADYITDDLDGVVDCIDSVASKVALIAWCRRRKIPIITTGGAGGQIDPTKVSVADLSKTVNDPLAAKARSLLRRDHNFPRAESKRSFGVPCVYSTEQLRYPKPDGTVCQQKSFVGEGVRLDCAGGFGAVTMVTATFGMVAAAQIVQRLLR
- the tsf gene encoding translation elongation factor Ts — translated: MTQITAALVKELRERTGQGMMECKKALVAANGDIEKAIDDMRASGAIKAAKKAGNIAAEGSIAVKVAADNKAAVIVEVNSQTDFLALQDDFKAFVAASLDKAFEAGYTDAAPLIADQESAREALVAKTGENVNIRRLTRVEGDVVGAYLHGHRIGVLVVLEGGNEELARDVAMHVAASNPQFLDPTQVSEEAVAKEKEIFLALNADKIAGKPENIVENMVKGRINKFLAEASLVEQPFIKDPEVKVGDLAKKAGAKIVSFVRFEVGEGIEKAESDFAAEVAAQVAAAKQ
- the map gene encoding type I methionyl aminopeptidase, whose product is MTVTIKTPEDIAGMRIAGRLAAEVLEMIGEHVKPGVTTNELDRICHDYIVNVQKAIPAPLNYGAAPGRPGFPKSICTSLNHVVCHGIPNDKPLKSGDVLNIDVTVIKDGYHGDTSKMFSVGGVPEWAERLSRVTQECLYKGISVVRPGARLGDIGAIIQEHAHANHYSVVREYCGHGIGKVFHEDPQVLHYGRAGTGLELKEGMTFTIEPMINQGRPETRLLGDGWTAITKDRKLSAQWEHTILVTADGYEVLTRRQEETFQ
- the dapD gene encoding 2,3,4,5-tetrahydropyridine-2,6-dicarboxylate N-succinyltransferase; the protein is MSECFSLAFGIGTQNSAGEWLEVYYPQPLLNPESALVKAVSEQVGYTGGNQAISLQPSQCGALGKAMAAAGYAESGALIAQLETSNRPLVVTILASDEAPSSTPEAYLKLHLLSHRLVKPHGVVLAGIFPLLPNVAWTNQGAIDINELPQRQLAARLKGETLNVHSVDKFPCMTDYVVPTGVRIADSARVRLGAYVGEGTTVMHEGFINFNAGTDGTSMVEGRISAGVFVGKGSDLGGGCSTMGTLSGGGNIVISVGEGCLIGANAGIGIPLGDRCTVEAGLYITAGIKIALLDDADNLVKVVKARELANQNDLLFRRNSQTGAIECKTNKSAIQLNEMLHAHN
- a CDS encoding ArsC family reductase, with amino-acid sequence MITLYGIKACDTMKKARTWLDEHGVNYQFHDYKKVGIDAERLRAWCDEHGWEKILNRQGTTFRKLDDADKQNIDTDKAVALMQAHPSMIKRPVLDTGDQRLVGFKPEWYATAFD
- the dapC gene encoding succinyldiaminopimelate transaminase, which translates into the protein MNHDLQRLQPYPFEKLRALIADITPNPALRPISLSIGEPKHPSPPFVLEALANNLDQAAVYPTTAGLPQLRQGIADWLTRRFQLKSDSLNPATQVIPVNGTREALFSFTQALVQRDPQGLVVSPNPFYQIYEGAAFLAGVEPHYLACDASNGFIPDFDQVPVQIWQRCQLLFICTPGNPTGAVIPLATLQRLIQLADQYDFVIASDECYSEIHAPDRSGPVGLLQACAAMGRDDFARCVVFHSLSKRSNLPGLRSGFVAGDASLLGPYLQYRTYHGCAMPVQTQLASLAAWQDEAHVEENRRQYQAKFDAVLDILGDVMDVRRPDAGFYLWPRTPIDDESFCKRLLAEQNVAVVPGRYLSRDVDGYNPGAGRVRMALVAPLDDCIEAAQRIRQFLGSLTP